In Bos taurus isolate L1 Dominette 01449 registration number 42190680 breed Hereford chromosome 11, ARS-UCD2.0, whole genome shotgun sequence, one DNA window encodes the following:
- the WBP1 gene encoding WW domain-binding protein 1 isoform X1, translating into MARATGGNGSEEAWGALRVRQQQSLAASSLEGAIWRRDGTQNHALDAILYHPQQSHLLRELCPGVNNQPYLCESGHCCGETGCCTYYYELWWFWLLWTVLILFSCCCAFRHRRAKLRLQQQQRQREINLLAYHGACHGAGPVPAGSLLDLRLLSAFKPPAYEDVVHRPGTPPPPYTAATGCPSTASSQCTCCSSASSCPARHEGTNVEDVSSHQSAPPHQEGELGAGVSPAPTPPSCRYRRLTGDSGIELCPCPDSSEGEPVKEARVSATSQEVEDQSPCAQPLNPAPQVSPVGLASSEGDIP; encoded by the exons ATGGCTCGGGCTACCGGCGGGAACGGCAGCGAGGAGGCCTGGGGGGCACTTCGGGTGCGGCAACAGCAG AGTCTGGCAGCGTCTTCTCTTGAGGGAGCAATTTGGAGAAGAGATGGAACCCAGAATCACGCCCTGGATGCCATCCTTTATCATCCACAGCAATCCCATCTG CTTCGAGAGCTGTGCCCAGGAGTGAACAACCAGCCCTACCTCTGTGAGAGTGGTCACTGCTGTGGGGAGACTGGCTGCTGCACGTACTACTATGAGCTCTGGT GGTTCTGGCTGCTCTGGACTGTCCTCATTCTTTTTAGCTGCTGTTGCGCCTTCCGCCATCGACGAGCTAAACTccggctgcagcagcagcagcggcagcgtGAGATCAACTTGTTGGCCTACCATGGGGCATGCCATGGGGCTGGCCCTGTCCCTGCTGGCTCACTGCTTGACCTTC GCCTCCTCAGCGCCTTCAAACCCCCAGCCTATGAGGATGTGGTTCACCGCCCAGGCACACCACCGCCTCCTTACACTGCAGCCACTGGCTGCCCCTCGACTGCTTCCAGCCAGTGCACCTGCTGCTCCTCCGCTTCCAGCTGTCCTGCCCGCCACGAGGGAACAAACGTGGAAGACGTTTCCTCCCACCAGAGTGCCCCTCCTCATCAGGAGGGTGAGCTTGGGGCAGGAGTGAGCCCTGCCCCCACACCCCCCTCCTGCCGCTATCGCCGCCTGACTGGTGACTCAGGTATTGAGCTCTGCCCTTGTCCTGACTCCAGCGAGGGTGAGCCAGTCAAGGAGGCTAGGGTTAGTGCCACCTCACAAGAGGTGGAGGACCAGTCCCCTTGTGCACAGCCCCTAAATCCTGCCCCCCAAGTCTCTCCTGTGGGGCTGGCTTCCAGTGAAGGGGACATCCCATGA
- the WBP1 gene encoding WW domain-binding protein 1, whose amino-acid sequence MARATGGNGSEEAWGALRVRQQQLRELCPGVNNQPYLCESGHCCGETGCCTYYYELWWFWLLWTVLILFSCCCAFRHRRAKLRLQQQQRQREINLLAYHGACHGAGPVPAGSLLDLRLLSAFKPPAYEDVVHRPGTPPPPYTAATGCPSTASSQCTCCSSASSCPARHEGTNVEDVSSHQSAPPHQEGELGAGVSPAPTPPSCRYRRLTGDSGIELCPCPDSSEGEPVKEARVSATSQEVEDQSPCAQPLNPAPQVSPVGLASSEGDIP is encoded by the exons ATGGCTCGGGCTACCGGCGGGAACGGCAGCGAGGAGGCCTGGGGGGCACTTCGGGTGCGGCAACAGCAG CTTCGAGAGCTGTGCCCAGGAGTGAACAACCAGCCCTACCTCTGTGAGAGTGGTCACTGCTGTGGGGAGACTGGCTGCTGCACGTACTACTATGAGCTCTGGT GGTTCTGGCTGCTCTGGACTGTCCTCATTCTTTTTAGCTGCTGTTGCGCCTTCCGCCATCGACGAGCTAAACTccggctgcagcagcagcagcggcagcgtGAGATCAACTTGTTGGCCTACCATGGGGCATGCCATGGGGCTGGCCCTGTCCCTGCTGGCTCACTGCTTGACCTTC GCCTCCTCAGCGCCTTCAAACCCCCAGCCTATGAGGATGTGGTTCACCGCCCAGGCACACCACCGCCTCCTTACACTGCAGCCACTGGCTGCCCCTCGACTGCTTCCAGCCAGTGCACCTGCTGCTCCTCCGCTTCCAGCTGTCCTGCCCGCCACGAGGGAACAAACGTGGAAGACGTTTCCTCCCACCAGAGTGCCCCTCCTCATCAGGAGGGTGAGCTTGGGGCAGGAGTGAGCCCTGCCCCCACACCCCCCTCCTGCCGCTATCGCCGCCTGACTGGTGACTCAGGTATTGAGCTCTGCCCTTGTCCTGACTCCAGCGAGGGTGAGCCAGTCAAGGAGGCTAGGGTTAGTGCCACCTCACAAGAGGTGGAGGACCAGTCCCCTTGTGCACAGCCCCTAAATCCTGCCCCCCAAGTCTCTCCTGTGGGGCTGGCTTCCAGTGAAGGGGACATCCCATGA
- the INO80B gene encoding INO80 complex subunit B, giving the protein MSKLWRRGSTSGAMEAPEPGEALELSLAGAHGHGVHKKKHKKHKKKHKKKHYQEEEAGPTQQSPAKPQLKLKIKLGGQVLGTKSVPTFTVIPEGPRSPSPLMVVDNEEEPVEGVPLEQYRAWLDEDSNLSPSPLRDLSGGLGGQEEEEEQRWLDALEKGELDDNGDLKKEINERLLTARQRALLQKARSQPSPMLSLPVAGGCPAPALTEEMLLKREERARKRRLQAARRAEEHKNQTIERLTKTAAPSGRGGRGASRGERRGGRAVAPAPMVRYSSGAQGSTLSFPPGIPAPAPVSQRPSPSGPPPRCSVPGCPHPRRYACSRTGQALCSLQCYRINLQMRLGGPEGPGSPLLAT; this is encoded by the exons ATGAGTAAGCTGTGGCGGCGCGGGAGCACCTCTGGGGCTATGGAGGCCCCTGAGCCTG GGGAAGCCCTGGAGTTGAGTCTAGCGGGTGCCCACGGCCACGGAGTGCACAAGAAAAAGCACAAGAAACACAAgaagaaacacaagaaaaaacaCTACCAGGAAGAGGAGGCTGGGCCAACGCAGCAGTCTCCTGCCAAGCCCCAGCTCAAACTCAAAATCAAGTTGGGCGGGCAGGTCTTGGGCACCAAGAG TGTTCCTACCTTCACTGTGATCCCTGAAGGTCCTCGCTCACCCTCTCCCCTTATGGTTGTGGACAATGAAGAGGAACCTGTGGAAGGAGTCCCCCTTGAGCAGTACCGTGCCTGGCTGG ATGAAGACAGTAATCTGTCCCCCTCCCCACTGCGGGACCTGTCTGGGGGGTTAGGAggccaggaggaagaggaagaacagAGGTGGCtggatgccttggagaagggggAGCTGGATGACAATGGAGATCTCAAAAAGGAGATCAATGAACGGCTGCTCACCGCTCGGCAG CGAGCTCTGCTGCAGAAGGCTCGAAGTCAGCCTTCCCCGATGCTGTCACTACCTGTGGCTGGGGGCTGCCCGGCCCCCGCTCTCACCGAAGAAATGCTGCTGAAGCGTGAGGAGCGGGCACGGAAGAGGCGGCTGCAGGCAGCTCGGCGGGCCGAGGAGCACAAGAACCAGACTATCGAGCGCCTCACCAAGACTGCGGCGCCCAGTGGGCGGGGAGGCCGAGGGGCCTCCCGGGGCGAGCGGCGGGGAGGGCGGGCGGTGGCCCCAGCCCCCATGGTGCGCTACAGCAGCGGGGCACAgggttccaccctctccttcccgccTGGCATCCCTGCCCCCGCGCCTGTGTCTCAGCGGCCATCCCCATCTGGCCCACCTCCTCGATGCTCTGTCCCCGGCTGTCCCCATCCGCGCCGCTATGCCTGCTCGCGCACGGGCCAGGCACTCTGCAGCCTTCAGTGCTATCGCATCAATTTGCAGATGCGGCTAGGTGGGCCTGAGGGCCCCGGATCCCCACTTCTGGCTACttaa